In Flavobacterium sp. N1736, the following are encoded in one genomic region:
- the lpdA gene encoding dihydrolipoyl dehydrogenase, whose product MSSFDVVIIGSGPGGYVSAIRCAQLGFKTAIVEKYNALGGTCLNVGCIPSKALLASSHHYSEIAHFADHGIEVSGDVKINLEKMVARKQAVVDQTVGGVNYLMDKNKITVFTGLGSFVDATHIAVAKADGTSETIEAKYTVIATGSKPSSLPFIKIDKERIITSTEALALKEVPKHLVIIGGGVIGIELGQVYLRLGAQVSVVEFMDRIIPGMDGALSKELTKVLKKQGMKFYVSHKVKSVERNGDAVVVQAENAKGETITLEGDYSLVSVGRRPYTDGLNADKAGVKISDRGQVEVNDHLQTNVPNIYAIGDVVRGAMLAHKAEEEGTMVAEILAGQKPHIDYNLIPGVVYTWPEVAAVGQTEEQVKASGTEYKVGSFPFKALGRARASGDLDGFVKIIADAKTDEVLGVHMIGARTADLIAEAVTAMEFKASAEDISRMSHAHPTFAEAVKEAALAATDNRALHV is encoded by the coding sequence ATGAGTTCATTTGACGTAGTCATTATAGGTTCAGGTCCTGGCGGATATGTATCAGCAATTCGTTGCGCACAATTAGGTTTCAAAACAGCAATCGTAGAAAAGTATAACGCTTTAGGCGGAACCTGCCTTAACGTAGGTTGTATTCCTTCAAAAGCTTTATTAGCTTCTTCTCATCATTATTCTGAAATTGCACATTTTGCAGATCACGGAATCGAAGTTTCGGGTGATGTAAAGATCAATTTAGAGAAAATGGTTGCCCGCAAACAAGCAGTTGTAGATCAAACCGTAGGAGGAGTCAACTACTTAATGGACAAAAATAAAATTACAGTTTTTACAGGTTTAGGTTCTTTTGTAGACGCAACACATATTGCAGTTGCAAAAGCTGACGGAACATCTGAAACTATCGAAGCAAAATATACTGTAATTGCTACAGGTTCAAAACCATCTTCTTTGCCTTTTATCAAAATTGATAAAGAAAGAATCATCACTTCTACAGAAGCTTTGGCTTTAAAAGAAGTTCCAAAACACTTGGTAATTATTGGTGGAGGCGTTATCGGAATCGAGCTTGGACAAGTTTACCTTCGTTTAGGAGCACAGGTTTCTGTAGTAGAATTCATGGACAGAATTATTCCTGGAATGGACGGTGCTTTGTCTAAAGAATTAACTAAAGTATTGAAAAAACAAGGAATGAAATTCTACGTTTCTCACAAAGTAAAATCAGTAGAAAGAAACGGCGATGCTGTTGTAGTTCAGGCTGAAAATGCAAAAGGAGAAACAATCACTCTAGAAGGAGATTATTCATTAGTTTCTGTTGGTCGTCGTCCTTACACAGACGGATTAAACGCTGACAAAGCTGGAGTTAAAATTTCAGACAGAGGACAAGTTGAGGTAAACGATCATTTACAAACAAATGTTCCTAATATTTATGCAATTGGTGATGTTGTTCGTGGAGCAATGTTAGCGCACAAAGCAGAAGAAGAAGGAACAATGGTTGCTGAAATCTTAGCAGGTCAAAAACCGCATATCGATTATAACTTAATTCCTGGTGTAGTTTACACTTGGCCGGAAGTTGCTGCAGTTGGACAAACTGAAGAGCAGGTAAAAGCTTCTGGAACTGAATATAAGGTAGGAAGTTTTCCATTTAAAGCTTTAGGTCGTGCAAGAGCAAGTGGAGATCTTGACGGATTTGTAAAAATCATCGCTGATGCTAAAACTGATGAGGTTTTAGGAGTTCACATGATTGGAGCCCGTACTGCCGATTTAATTGCCGAGGCAGTTACTGCAATGGAATTTAAAGCTTCTGCTGAAGATATTTCAAGAATGAGCCACGCGCATCCAACTTTCGCGGAAGCGGTAAAAGAAGCAGCATTGGCAGCAACAGATAACAGAGCATTACACGTATAA
- a CDS encoding DoxX family membrane protein, with protein MKIATIIVRVLIGLLLLFASISYFFHLMPEPETTGNFKAFNVGLMASTYLMPLAKSIELLCGIAFVTGRYVTLANILILPITVNILFINYFLAPEGLPIAGLLFLANLFLIYRYWDNYRSVFRA; from the coding sequence ATGAAAATTGCCACTATTATTGTTCGCGTCTTAATTGGTCTATTATTGCTTTTTGCTTCCATCAGTTATTTTTTCCACCTAATGCCTGAGCCAGAAACTACAGGAAATTTTAAAGCCTTTAATGTAGGTTTGATGGCTTCGACTTATTTAATGCCTCTTGCTAAATCAATTGAATTGCTTTGCGGAATTGCATTTGTAACAGGACGTTATGTAACATTAGCTAATATTTTGATCTTACCTATTACGGTAAATATTTTGTTTATTAATTATTTTCTGGCTCCGGAAGGTTTGCCAATTGCAGGTTTATTATTTCTCGCCAACTTATTTTTAATTTACAGATATTGGGATAATTACAGAAGTGTTTTCAGAGCATAA
- a CDS encoding DUF4349 domain-containing protein: protein MKTIAKLGLTAVVIIALLFSCKKADYASAEATADYQTTDSTAVSSSAAVEKKDSKQKFIRTADIKFKVKNVVKSTYAIENAVAKFGGFVTYTNLQSNIHDQIKTKISQDSTLETTKYSVENNITIRVPNTQLDTIIKSIARQIDFLDFRIIKADDVSLKLLANQLSQKRSAVNEKRVEKAIDEKGKKINDIMDAENTLANQKEANDNRTIDNLSLQDQVNFSTITLQLYQNETIKQEILASEKNSDAYKPNLGIQIIDALKNGWYILEAVFVFFLNLWPFILIGLGGFFLYRKYIRK, encoded by the coding sequence ATGAAAACAATTGCAAAATTAGGCTTGACAGCCGTGGTAATCATCGCATTACTATTTTCTTGTAAAAAAGCAGATTATGCTTCTGCCGAAGCAACTGCAGATTATCAAACAACAGACAGCACGGCTGTTTCATCATCGGCAGCGGTGGAAAAAAAAGACAGCAAACAGAAATTTATTCGAACTGCCGATATTAAATTCAAGGTAAAAAACGTCGTCAAATCTACTTATGCAATTGAAAACGCTGTCGCTAAATTTGGAGGTTTTGTTACTTATACCAATTTACAAAGCAATATTCATGACCAGATTAAAACTAAAATCAGCCAGGACAGCACTTTAGAAACTACTAAATATTCTGTAGAAAATAATATTACAATTCGCGTACCCAACACACAACTTGATACAATTATAAAAAGTATCGCCAGACAAATTGATTTTCTGGACTTTAGAATAATTAAAGCCGATGATGTTTCGCTTAAATTACTAGCCAATCAACTTTCGCAAAAAAGAAGTGCCGTAAACGAAAAAAGAGTTGAAAAAGCGATTGATGAAAAAGGCAAAAAGATAAATGATATTATGGATGCCGAAAATACTTTGGCTAACCAAAAAGAAGCAAATGATAATCGAACAATTGATAATTTATCTTTACAGGATCAGGTCAATTTCAGCACGATCACTTTACAGCTTTATCAAAACGAAACAATCAAACAGGAAATATTGGCAAGTGAAAAAAACAGCGATGCTTACAAACCAAATTTAGGCATTCAGATTATTGATGCACTTAAAAATGGCTGGTATATTCTCGAAGCCGTTTTTGTATTCTTTTTAAATCTTTGGCCTTTTATTTTGATTGGTTTGGGAGGATTTTTTCTTTATAGAAAATATATCAGGAAATAA